A window of Corvus cornix cornix isolate S_Up_H32 chromosome 4, ASM73873v5, whole genome shotgun sequence contains these coding sequences:
- the RTKN gene encoding LOW QUALITY PROTEIN: rhotekin (The sequence of the model RefSeq protein was modified relative to this genomic sequence to represent the inferred CDS: inserted 1 base in 1 codon; deleted 1 base in 1 codon) translates to MFRRDERSRATVARGSALDMELRRGRCCPRPRPRRSRSCSGLWSGRCGCGEGARRLLPACSRPEQALETTKTLVLCDARVVAAGGELQRRQEARLRGARRPSDAGPGAERVPCRGTVCISDLRIPLMWKDTEYFRNKGELHRCAVFLLLQVGAEIHDTPTVLVDRTLTDICFEGAVLFSEAGPDFELKVELYSAGLPGGGAQGSTPKKLATRLSTSLGRSSGRRARAAMEGGPGSPPGTGGTGALLLPPPGVPCPQFQLLAHAALSLEQVHDGFRTHDLVVAADEQSPCWVPLYGRMCCRLAARPSCMDTAAATGTLRLQAPGAEGPSGPPLFCVLRGPGLLCYGSAGEAEAGQEPRLTIAVTKDTRVRAVESGGRGQPXGVAVTNRLGGEEVTHTLVAESVAEAQRWLEAFGQHLYDLAHSPSREHLDPGGLRPTAPPIVPAPAAQWKQCCEELMRIEEPPPRRPPAPLPPQGSLYHQTAPPGPPGTPPGEGLLLQENVSAEIRALLSSYYSDSY, encoded by the exons GAGCCGGAGCTGCAGCGGGCTCTGGAGCGGGCGCTGCGGGTGCGGGGAGGGGGCCCGGCGGCTGCTCCCCGCCTGCAGCCGCCCCGAGCAGGCGCTGGAGACCACCAAGACCCTGGTGCTGTGCGATGCCAGGGTGGTCGCGGCGGGGGGGGAGCTGCAGCGGCGCCAGGAGGCTCGGCTGAGGGGGGCCCGGCG CCCCTCGGACGCCGGGCCCGGGGCTGAGCGGGTGCCGTGCCGGGGCACTGTCTGCATCTCAG ATTTGCGCATCCCGCTGATGTGGAAGGACACCGAGTACTTCAGGAACAAGGGGG AGCTGCACCGCTGCGCCgtg ttcctgctgctgcaggtgggggCCGAGATCCACGACACCCCCACGGTGCTGGTGGACCGAACCCTCACTGACATCTGCTTCGAGGGCGCCGTGCTCTT CTCCGAGGCGGGCCCCGATTTCGAGCTGAAGGTGGAGCTGTACAGCGCCGGGCTGCCCGGCGGGGGGGCGCAGGGCAGCACCCCCAAAAAGCTGGCCACGCGcctcagcacctccctgggcCGCTCCTCCGGGCGCCGGGCACGGGCGGCTATGGAGGGGGGGCCCGGCAGCCCCCCGGGCACCGGCGGCACcggggcactgctgctgccaccccccGGCGTCCC GTGTCCCcaattccagctcctggcccacGCCGCGCTGTCCCTGGAGCAGGTGCACGACGGGTTCCGCACCCACGACCTCGTCGTCGCCGCCGACG agcagagcccctGCTGGGTGCCCCTGTACGGGCGCATGTGCTGCCGCCTGGCGGCCAGGCCGAGCTGCATGGACACCGCCGCGGCGACAGGGACCCTGCGGCTGCAG GCGCCAGGGGCTGAGGGGCCGAGCGGGCCCCCCCTGTTCTGCGTCCTGCGgggcccagggctgctctgctaCGGCAGCGCCGGCGAGGCCGAGGCCGGGCAGGAGCCCAGACTCACCATCGCTGTCACCAAG GACACGCGGGTGCGCGCGGTGGAGTCGGGGGGCCGCGGGCAGC CCGGGGTGGCCGTCACCAACCGGCTGGGCGGGGAGGAGGTGACGCACACGCTGGTGGCCGAGAGCGTGGCCGAGGCCCAGCGCTGGCTCGAAGCCTTCGGGCAGCACCTCTACGACTTGG CTCACTCCCCGTCTCGGGAGCACCTGGATCCCGGGGGGCTCCGTCCCACGGCCCCCCCCATTGTCCCCGCTCCCGCAGCCCAGTGGAAGCagtgctgtgaggagctgaTGCGGATCGAGGAGCctcccccgcgccgccccccggccccgctgcccccccAGGGCTCACTCTACCACCAGACGG ccccgccgggcccccccgggacccccccggGCGaggggctcctgctgcaggagaacGTCTCGGCCGAGATCCGGGCGCTGCTCAGCTCCTACTACAGCGACAG cTATTGA
- the LOC120409928 gene encoding proline-rich receptor-like protein kinase PERK9 — protein MESGGTSGGAGRPPGSRDPPRGRGTSPARTSSCTKPLQASRCCWPVTPPTHRFWGGPTPPPRTRTSPPMQCRWWGGQHPLLGQGPPYGTTAPRMDAPSPHTPSTASTPHLHPK, from the exons ATGGAATCGGGGGGCACGAGTGGGGGGGCTGGGAGGCCCCCTGGGAGCCGAGACCCCCCCCGGGGCAG GGGGACGAGCCCAGCGAGAACCTCGTCCTGCACAAAGCCACTCCAG GCTTCGCGCTGCTGCTGGCCCGTGACGCCCCCCACCCACCGCTTTTGGGGGGGCCCCACCCCCCCACCGAGGACGAGGACCTCTCCCCCCATGCAGTGTAGGTGGTGGGGGGGCCAGCACCCCCTTTTGGGGCAGGGTCCCCCCTATGGCACCACAGCCCCCAGGATGGAcgccccctccccacacacccccagcacagcctccacCCCCCACTTGCACCCCAAATGA
- the LOC120409927 gene encoding LOW QUALITY PROTEIN: drebrin-like (The sequence of the model RefSeq protein was modified relative to this genomic sequence to represent the inferred CDS: inserted 1 base in 1 codon): MAGPGLERYRLALLAAREDVGNPRAATDWAVFGYEKHHDLKLLDSGAGGPDELAGKFSVGSVMYGLCRVPDPGSGTPRIVLISWVGEKVPEPLRAACAGHLPAIRSFFREATAVISARRSEEVTLEGLRRVLAQLEPXAPRPPRRTPQDTPELVGTNYRKTNPALELQRTQRDSFWEQAEREEQQRKEQERQREREQRRRWERERMEEERLQAAERERRLQERERLIEERRQEQARLDAEERRKEQERWEQQQREQEAAERERGGRSGVSGTAAEAAILVSQRTQNPREFFRQRERSGSTSTSPLPGSTPGAAGPSCGTSAA, translated from the exons atggcggggccggggctggagcGGTACCGGCTGGCGCTGCTGGCGGCGCGGGAGGACGTGGGGAACCCCCGGGCTGCGACCGACTG GGCCGTCTTTGGCTATGAGAAGCATCACGACCTCAAGCTCCTGGATTCCGGAG CCGGGGGGCCGGATGAGCTCGCTGGGAAATTCTCTGTCGGTAGCGTCATGTACGGGCTGTGCCGGGTCCCCGATCCTGGTTCTGGCACCCCCAGGATCGTCCTTATCAGCTGG GTGGGGGAAAAGGTGCCAGAACCGCTGAGGGCGGCGTGTGCCGGACACCTGCCGGCCATCCGGAGCTTCTTCAGG GAGGCCACGGCGGTGATCAGCGCCCGCCGCTCCGAGGAGGTGACGCTGGAGGGGCTGCGCCgagtgctggcacagctggagc cCGCCCCTCGCCCCCCCAGGAGGACCCCCCAGGACACCCCGGAGCTGGTG GGAACCAACTACCGCAAGACCAACCCGGCGCTGGAGCTCCAGCGCACCCAGCGCGATTCCTTCTGGGAACAGGCTGAG CGCGAGGAGCAGCAGCGGAAGGAGCAGGAGCggcagcgggagcgggagcagcGGCGGCGCTGGGAGCGGGAGCGCATGGAGGAGGAGCGGCTGCAGGCGGcggagcgggagcggcggcTGCAGGAGCGGGAGCGGCTCATCGAGGAGCGCCG GCAGGAGCAGGCGCGGCTGGACGCGGAGGAGcggaggaaggagcaggagcgATGG gaacagcagcagcgGGAGCAGGAGGCGGCCGAGCGGGAGCGCGGGGGGCGCAGCGGGGTCAGCGGGACGGCTGCC GAAGCCGCCATCCTGGTCTCCCAGCGCACCCAGAACCCCCGGGAATTCTTTCGGCAGCGGGAGCGCTCGGGCTCCACGTCCACGTCGCCCCTGCCCGGCAGCACCCCCG GTGCCGCCGGCCCTTCCTGCGGTACCAGCGCAGCCTGA
- the LOC120409949 gene encoding LOW QUALITY PROTEIN: rho-related BTB domain-containing protein 2-like (The sequence of the model RefSeq protein was modified relative to this genomic sequence to represent the inferred CDS: inserted 1 base in 1 codon), protein MDPDVDYERPNVETIKCVVVGDNAVGKTRLICARACNATLSQYRLLATHVPTVWAIDQYRVCQEVLERSRDVVDEVSVSLRLWDTFGDHHKDRRFAYGRSDVVVLCFSLANPNSLRHVKTMWYPEIKHFCPRTPIVLVGCQLDLRYADLDAVNRARRPLAKPIKPSDILPPERGHEVAQELGVPYYETSVVAQFGVKDVFDNAIRAALVSRRHLQFWKSHLRKMQRPLLQAPFLPPKPPPPLIQVPDAPPGLGGGPAALFQAPLCADVVFQLQGGHCVFAHRVYLATACSRFYDLFTLEGPPETLSEGDGGTRDLSSWGRGFLSLRWELVADPVAGRERRMAVVAMDXGVRPEPLRAVLEYLYTGKLERPHGDLRQVGAVAELLEVFDLRMMVANELNQESFMNQEITKAFHVRRANRVKECLAKGVFADVVFRVDDGVVPAHKPLLIAGCDWMRAMFRGGFRESYADEVSLPGTNCACLRAVLDFLYTGVFTPTPELDAMELLILTDRLCLPRLQALTEQYAVDELLRAFMQRVEIDEQVIIYLEMTQFHNARQLAAWCLHYICTNYNRVCRRFPREMKFMSPENQAHFERHRWPPVWYLKEEDLYLRSKKEREREEQLQRKQHPRSKWCFWRPSPPVS, encoded by the exons aTGGACCCCGACGTGGACTACGAGCGCCCCAACGTCGAGACCATCAAGTGCGTCGTGGTGGGCGACAACGCGGTGGGCAAGACGCGGCTGATCTGCGCCCGCGCCTGCAACGCCACGCTGAGCCAGTACCGGCTGCTGGCCACGCACGTGCCCACCGTGTGGGCCATCGACCAGTACCGCGTCTGCCAGGAG GTGCTGGAGCGCTCCCGGGATGTGGTGGACGAGGTCAGCGTCTCCCTGCGCCTCTGGGACACCTTCGGGGACCACCACAAGGACCGGCGCTTCGCCTATGGCAG GTCGGACGTGGTGGTGCTCTGCTTCTCGCTGGCAAACCCCAACTCGCTGCGGCACGTGAAGACCATGTGGTACCCCGAGATCAAGCACTTCTGCCCCCGCACCCCCATCGTGCTGGTGGGCTGCCAGCTGGACCTGCGCTACGCCGACCTGGACGCCGTCAACCGCGCGCGCCGGCCGCTGGCGAA GCCCATCAAACCCTCGGACATCCTGCCGCCGGAGCGGGGGCACGAGGTGgcccaggagctgggggtgccGTACTACGAGACCAGCGTGGTGGCCCAGTTCGGGGTCAAGGACGTGTTCGACAACGCCATCCGCGCCGCGCTCGTGTCCCGCCGCCACCTGCAGTTCTGGAAGTCCCACCTGCGCAAGATGCAGCGCCCGCTGCTGCAGGCGCCCTTCCTGCCCCCCAAGCCCCCCCCGCCCCTCATCCAGGTGCCCGACGCTCCCCCCGGCCTGGGGGGGGGCCCGGCTGCGCTGTTCCAGGCCCCGCTCTGTGCCGACGTCgtcttccagctgcagggcgGCCACTGCGTCTTTGCCCACCGCGTCTACCTGGCCACCGCCTGCTCCCGTTTCTACGACCTCTTCACGCTGGAGGGGCCACCCGAGACCCTCAGCGAGGGGGACGGGGGGACCCGTGACCTGTCATCGTGGGGCCGCGGCTTCCTGAGCCTGCGCTGGGAGCTGGTGGCCGACCCGGtggcggggcgggagcggcggaTGGCGGTGGTGGCCATGG CGGGCGTGCGGCCGGAGCCGCTCCGCGCCGTGCTGGAATATTTGTACACGGGGAAGCTGGAGCGGCCCCACGGGGACCTGCGCCAGGTGGGCGCCGTGGCCGAGCTGCTGGAGGTGTTCGACCTGCGCATGATGGTGGCCAACGAGCTCAACCAGGAGAGCTTCATGAACCAGGAGATCACCAAGGCCTTCCACGTGCGCCGCGCCAACCGCGTCAAGGAGTGCCTGGCCAAGGGCGTCTTCGCAG ACGTGGTGTTCCGTGTGGACGACGGGGTGGTGCCGGCGCACAAGCCGCTGCTCATCGCCGGCTGCGACTGGATGAGGGCCATGTTCCGGGGGGGCTTCCGTGAGAGCTACGCCGATGAG gtgtccctgcccggcACCAACTGCGCCTGCCTCCGAGCCGTCCTCGACTTCCTCTACACGGGGGTCTTCACCCCCACGCCCGAGCTGGACGCCATGGAGCTGCTCATCCTCACGGACCGGCTGTGCCTGCCGCGGCTGCAGGCGCTCACCG AGCAATACGCTGTGGACGAGCTGCTCCGAGCCTTCATGCAGCGCGTGGAGATCGACGAGCAGGTCATCATCTACCTGGAGATGACGCAG TTCCACAACGCCCGGCAATTGGCCGCGTGGTGCCTGCACTACATCTGCACCAACTACAACCGCGTGTGCCGCCGCTTCCCCCGAGAGATGAAGTTCATGTCCCCAG AGAACCAGGCGCACTTCGAGCGGCACCGCTGGCCCCCGGTGTGGTACCTGAAGGAGGAGGATCTGTACCTGCGCTCCAAGAAGGAGCGGGAGCgcgaggagcagctgcagcgCAAGCAGCACCCCCGCAGCAAGTGGTGCTTCTGGCGGCCCTCGCCCCCCGTGTCCTGA